Proteins from a genomic interval of Diaphorobacter sp. HDW4A:
- a CDS encoding NADAR domain-containing protein, with protein sequence MSGQAQLRTYRRSESVVFLKTNEDFGGLSNMAGGYPIHVNGIRVLTSEALYQACRFPHLPEVQRMIIGQISPMTAKMKSKPYRNDSRVDWDQVRVRVMRWCLRMKLANNWHAFSELLLRTKERPIVEASRKDDFWGAKVVDDGDTLVGMNVLGRLLMELREQVKQQGRDAALDIAPPDIPQFLLFGKEIGVAMGLPTPRAALAPEQGALFCADTAIATEAVVNPAAVAAAKPVNQALRASGLPWVPSIPAGWQVLRNGRLFGHRVETGFPDLPILEVSLRTGVRVRDMENLKRKQVMSQKEKYKRAVKGDIAYNMMRMWQGAVGPAPVDGLVSPAYVVVKPYEEANSSYYSYLFRTAAYMQEVNKFSRGIVADRNRLYWESFKQMPSLVPPRPEQDQIVAYLRAKDAHIARFIKAKRDLIKLLTEQKLRIIDHAVTRGLDASVVLKASGIEWLGEVPEHWEVKPLKRWVRLNARTLGQKTNPDFEFRYVDIGSVQTGRLSKELERIRFEGAPSRARRVLRRGDTIISTVRTYLKAIWYVSEDANDLIASTGFAVLTPGKNVEPEYLGYVIQSSAFVNRVAANSIGIAYPAIAETVLGRFPVALPPTEDEQQDIVAHIKTESAPLDDAIVRTEEEIKLIREYRDRQIADVVTGQVDVRGWQPGPDDVVDDAALAALGDDQEDVTEEGDGDGED encoded by the coding sequence ATGAGTGGTCAGGCTCAACTTAGAACCTACCGCCGGTCCGAGAGCGTAGTCTTTCTAAAGACGAACGAGGACTTTGGCGGGCTTTCCAACATGGCGGGCGGCTATCCAATCCATGTCAATGGCATTCGGGTACTGACGTCTGAGGCGCTGTATCAAGCCTGTCGGTTTCCGCATCTTCCTGAAGTTCAGCGGATGATCATTGGCCAGATCAGCCCGATGACGGCAAAGATGAAGAGCAAGCCGTACCGCAATGACTCGCGCGTTGACTGGGATCAGGTTCGCGTCCGTGTCATGCGCTGGTGTCTTCGCATGAAGCTTGCAAACAACTGGCACGCCTTCAGTGAACTTTTGTTGCGAACAAAGGAAAGGCCAATCGTCGAAGCGTCTAGAAAGGACGATTTTTGGGGCGCCAAGGTCGTTGACGACGGCGATACGCTGGTCGGAATGAACGTTTTGGGCAGGCTGCTGATGGAACTTCGCGAGCAGGTGAAGCAGCAAGGACGCGACGCCGCCCTGGATATCGCACCGCCAGACATTCCTCAGTTCCTGCTGTTCGGAAAGGAGATTGGTGTGGCAATGGGACTGCCAACGCCACGGGCCGCTCTTGCACCAGAGCAAGGCGCTCTATTCTGTGCAGACACAGCAATCGCAACCGAGGCTGTGGTTAATCCAGCAGCGGTTGCTGCAGCCAAGCCGGTCAATCAAGCCCTTCGCGCATCGGGTCTGCCTTGGGTTCCGTCCATACCTGCAGGATGGCAGGTGCTGCGCAATGGCCGCCTCTTTGGCCATCGCGTTGAAACGGGCTTCCCCGATCTGCCGATTCTGGAAGTGTCGCTGCGCACCGGCGTGCGTGTGCGTGACATGGAAAACCTGAAACGCAAGCAGGTGATGAGCCAGAAGGAGAAATACAAGCGCGCAGTCAAGGGCGACATTGCCTACAACATGATGCGGATGTGGCAAGGCGCGGTCGGCCCCGCGCCCGTTGACGGGCTGGTCAGCCCTGCATATGTCGTGGTGAAACCCTACGAAGAGGCTAACAGCAGCTACTACAGCTACCTGTTCCGCACGGCGGCGTACATGCAGGAGGTCAACAAGTTCTCGCGCGGCATCGTGGCGGATCGCAATCGGCTGTATTGGGAATCCTTCAAGCAGATGCCCTCGCTTGTGCCGCCGCGCCCCGAGCAAGACCAGATCGTTGCCTACTTGCGCGCTAAGGACGCCCACATCGCCCGCTTCATCAAGGCCAAAAGAGACCTGATTAAGCTGCTCACCGAACAGAAGCTGCGCATCATCGACCACGCCGTCACGCGTGGCCTTGATGCATCGGTGGTGCTGAAAGCATCCGGTATCGAATGGCTGGGAGAGGTGCCGGAGCACTGGGAGGTGAAGCCGCTGAAACGTTGGGTGCGGCTCAATGCCCGCACGCTGGGCCAAAAGACCAATCCAGATTTTGAGTTCCGCTACGTGGACATCGGCTCGGTGCAAACCGGTCGCTTGTCGAAGGAACTTGAGCGCATCCGTTTCGAGGGCGCGCCGTCCCGAGCGCGTCGTGTTCTACGCCGAGGCGACACCATCATCTCGACTGTGCGGACGTACCTGAAGGCCATCTGGTATGTCAGCGAGGACGCGAATGACCTGATCGCATCCACCGGTTTTGCGGTACTCACGCCCGGCAAGAATGTGGAGCCCGAATACCTCGGTTACGTCATCCAGAGCAGTGCCTTCGTGAACCGGGTGGCAGCGAACTCCATCGGCATCGCGTATCCCGCCATCGCAGAAACTGTGTTGGGGCGTTTTCCTGTGGCGTTGCCACCAACCGAGGATGAGCAGCAGGACATCGTTGCGCACATCAAGACAGAGAGCGCACCGCTGGACGACGCTATCGTCCGCACCGAAGAGGAAATCAAACTGATCCGCGAATACCGCGACCGCCAGATTGCCGATGTGGTCACGGGCCAAGTGGACGTGCGCGGCTGGCAGCCAGGCCCGGACGATGTGGTGGACGACGCGGCGCTGGCTGCGCTCGGCGATGACCAGGAAGATGTGACCGAAGAGGGGGACGGCGATGGCGAAGACTGA
- a CDS encoding class I SAM-dependent DNA methyltransferase produces MQKKQQQDQSQIKWISDFIWNIADDRLRDVYVRGKYRDVILPFTVLRRLDAVLEAKKDAVLERKKFLDTHKVAEQDGALRMAAGQAFYNVSEFTLAKLKASAAGQRLRDDFIAYLDGFSPNVQEILTKFNFRNQIQKLVDSHVLGYLIEDFLDPEVNLAPLPVKDADGRIKLPALDNHGMGTVFEELIRRFNEENNEEAGEHFTPRDVVQLMAKLLFLPVADRIESSTYSLYDGSCGTGGMLTVAEEALHELAEQYGKEVSIHLFGQEISDETYAICKADLLLKGEGEEAENIVGGADKSTLSADQFRSREFDFMISNPPYGKSWKTDLERMGGKKEFNDPRFIVSHGGNAEFKLLTRSSDGQLMFQVNKLQKMKHNTALGSRIALVHNGSALFTGDAGQGESNIRRWVLENDWLEAIIALPLNIFYNTGIATYIWVLANKKAEARRGKVQLIDASGWSQPMRRNLGKKNCELSDGDIQRIIDLYLGDAQVAAKETEQNKWFDTQDFGYWKITVERPLRLKSQLSDKLIETLRFASSDEALRAEIYAAHGEALYTEFAKRKPVIEAWLKGEDETEDDDSEEGDSGDEGEAPAARKAVPAKRRKKLLDVSTWQRDKGLMEVAQRAQKTLGSAVYDDHNEFRTRFDAALKAQGDKLGAPEKKAIYKAVSWRDETAPPVIAKRSKLKAGEHFEPGFDGAYLETVGKDRFMVEYESDSELRDTEQVPLKETGGIDAFFAREVLPHAPDAWIATEKTQVGYEISFARYFYKPAPLRTLDQIRADILKLEQQTEGLLQKVVGSTSA; encoded by the coding sequence ATGCAGAAGAAACAACAACAAGACCAAAGCCAGATCAAATGGATTTCCGACTTCATCTGGAACATTGCCGACGACCGCCTGCGCGATGTCTATGTGCGAGGCAAGTACCGCGACGTGATCCTGCCTTTCACCGTGTTGCGGCGGCTTGATGCCGTGCTTGAGGCGAAGAAAGATGCCGTGCTGGAGCGCAAGAAGTTCCTCGACACTCACAAGGTAGCCGAGCAGGACGGCGCGCTGCGCATGGCGGCTGGGCAGGCCTTCTACAACGTCTCGGAGTTCACGCTCGCCAAGCTGAAGGCCAGCGCGGCAGGCCAGCGCCTGCGCGATGACTTCATCGCCTATCTCGATGGCTTCTCGCCCAACGTGCAGGAAATCCTCACCAAGTTCAACTTCCGCAACCAGATTCAGAAACTGGTGGATTCGCATGTCCTCGGTTATCTGATCGAAGACTTCCTCGACCCCGAGGTCAATCTCGCGCCGCTGCCCGTCAAGGATGCTGATGGCCGCATCAAGCTGCCCGCGCTGGACAACCACGGCATGGGCACGGTGTTTGAGGAGCTGATCCGCCGATTCAACGAAGAGAACAACGAAGAGGCCGGCGAGCACTTCACCCCGCGCGACGTGGTGCAGCTCATGGCCAAACTGCTGTTCCTGCCAGTGGCCGACCGCATCGAGTCCAGCACTTACTCCCTCTACGACGGCTCCTGCGGTACCGGCGGCATGCTCACGGTGGCTGAGGAAGCCCTGCATGAACTGGCCGAGCAATATGGCAAGGAAGTCTCCATCCACCTGTTCGGGCAGGAAATCAGCGACGAAACCTACGCCATCTGCAAGGCCGACCTGCTTCTGAAGGGTGAAGGCGAAGAGGCCGAGAACATTGTGGGCGGCGCGGACAAATCCACCTTATCTGCCGATCAGTTCCGTAGTCGCGAATTTGACTTCATGATCTCCAACCCGCCTTACGGCAAGAGTTGGAAAACCGATCTGGAGCGCATGGGCGGCAAGAAGGAATTCAACGACCCGCGATTCATCGTCAGCCACGGGGGCAACGCTGAGTTCAAGCTCCTCACTCGCTCCAGCGACGGTCAGCTGATGTTCCAAGTGAACAAGCTGCAGAAGATGAAGCACAACACGGCGCTGGGTAGTCGCATTGCGCTGGTGCACAACGGCTCCGCGCTGTTCACCGGCGATGCGGGCCAGGGCGAGAGCAACATCCGCCGTTGGGTGCTGGAGAACGACTGGCTTGAAGCCATCATCGCCCTGCCGCTCAACATCTTCTACAACACCGGCATTGCCACCTACATCTGGGTGCTAGCCAACAAGAAGGCCGAAGCACGCCGTGGCAAGGTGCAGTTGATCGACGCCAGCGGCTGGTCCCAACCTATGCGCCGCAACCTCGGCAAGAAGAATTGTGAACTCTCGGATGGAGACATCCAACGCATCATCGACCTCTATCTTGGCGATGCGCAGGTAGCCGCCAAAGAAACCGAACAGAACAAGTGGTTCGACACTCAAGATTTCGGCTACTGGAAGATCACCGTCGAGCGCCCGCTGCGCCTGAAAAGCCAGCTCTCCGACAAGCTCATTGAAACCTTGCGCTTTGCCTCTAGCGACGAGGCCTTGCGCGCTGAAATCTACGCAGCCCATGGCGAGGCGCTCTATACCGAGTTCGCCAAACGCAAGCCGGTCATAGAGGCGTGGCTGAAGGGCGAGGACGAAACCGAAGACGACGACAGTGAAGAAGGCGACAGCGGTGATGAAGGTGAGGCCCCCGCGGCGCGAAAGGCCGTACCCGCCAAGCGCCGCAAGAAACTGCTCGACGTCTCGACTTGGCAGCGTGACAAGGGGCTGATGGAGGTGGCGCAACGGGCGCAGAAGACTCTGGGCAGCGCCGTGTACGACGACCACAACGAATTCCGCACCCGCTTCGATGCTGCGCTCAAGGCGCAGGGTGACAAGCTCGGCGCGCCTGAGAAAAAAGCCATCTACAAGGCTGTGAGCTGGCGCGACGAAACCGCGCCGCCGGTTATTGCCAAGCGCAGCAAGCTCAAGGCAGGGGAACACTTTGAGCCCGGCTTCGACGGTGCGTACCTGGAAACCGTGGGCAAGGATCGCTTCATGGTCGAGTACGAGTCTGACAGCGAACTGCGGGACACCGAGCAGGTGCCGCTGAAGGAAACGGGCGGTATTGATGCCTTCTTCGCACGAGAGGTGCTGCCGCACGCACCGGATGCCTGGATCGCTACGGAGAAAACACAGGTCGGCTACGAAATCTCCTTCGCGCGTTATTTCTACAAGCCCGCTCCACTGCGAACCCTTGACCAGATTCGCGCCGACATCCTGAAGCTGGAACAACAGACTGAGGGCTTGCTTCAAAAAGTCGTGGGGAGTACCTCAGCATGA
- a CDS encoding DUF262 domain-containing protein → MAKTLEAHDKLIREIFEGSYQFEIPDYQRPYAWTTEQAGELFDDLMSAMQDVRVSGASSQYFLGSIVLIKNDREPKSSVVDGQQRLSTLTMLFAVLREAMPQAADDITDFLYKKGKVSLGEKNEYRLTAREEDADFFRTNIQEPGGIAHLVTSTDKLEDSRLRYRENASLLLGKAKALPPADLIALWQFLANDCSLVVISTPDLEAAYRIFSVLNNRGLDLAPIDIIKAQVLGLIRTTAGETKSQAYAKEWSRIESALGRDAFGDLFGHIRTIYAKQKQRSTLVKEFQEYVTEYKAPIDLVDKVIKPYAEVWDFVRDADFEATEHAEAVNEHLSWLNRVDFKDWVPPALVYFKRFRQKPKRLAEYFQSLERLTYFLLVTKVGINERIETYAALTKEIERAAFGGDPTSLSTLTLTDKQKLEFVAALDGDIYRSLPKARMALVLRLESLVRAPGVQLKDAVSLEHVLPQTPPESSDWINWFPDEEERDGWTHRLANLVPLDRNKNSSASNYDFAKKKDAYFKGKGKASPFVLTQEVRSESKWTPKLLAKRQQRLVSVLKDHWDLAVATGKASGSAKS, encoded by the coding sequence ATGGCTAAGACACTTGAAGCCCACGACAAGCTGATTCGCGAGATTTTCGAGGGCAGCTATCAATTCGAGATTCCGGATTACCAGCGTCCATACGCCTGGACAACCGAACAGGCGGGCGAACTATTCGACGACTTGATGTCCGCCATGCAGGATGTGCGCGTCTCCGGGGCCAGCAGCCAATACTTCCTCGGCAGCATCGTTCTGATAAAGAACGACCGGGAGCCGAAATCGTCAGTGGTGGATGGGCAACAGCGCCTATCCACATTGACGATGCTCTTCGCCGTGCTGCGCGAAGCCATGCCGCAAGCGGCAGACGACATCACCGACTTTCTCTACAAGAAGGGCAAGGTCAGCCTTGGCGAGAAGAACGAGTACCGCCTGACCGCCCGTGAGGAAGATGCCGACTTCTTTCGCACCAACATCCAAGAGCCTGGCGGGATTGCGCATTTGGTCACTAGTACCGACAAGCTGGAAGACAGCCGCCTGCGTTACCGTGAAAACGCCTCGCTGCTGCTGGGCAAGGCAAAGGCGCTGCCGCCTGCAGATCTGATTGCCTTATGGCAGTTCCTTGCCAATGACTGTTCGCTGGTCGTCATTTCCACGCCTGACCTCGAAGCCGCGTACCGCATCTTCTCCGTGCTCAACAACCGGGGGCTTGATCTCGCGCCCATCGACATTATCAAGGCGCAGGTGCTTGGCTTGATCCGAACCACGGCAGGTGAAACCAAGAGCCAGGCCTACGCCAAAGAGTGGAGCCGCATCGAAAGCGCATTGGGCCGCGACGCCTTTGGCGATCTGTTTGGGCACATCCGCACCATCTACGCCAAGCAGAAACAGCGATCCACGTTGGTCAAAGAGTTTCAGGAATACGTCACCGAGTACAAGGCTCCCATCGACCTGGTTGATAAGGTCATCAAGCCATACGCCGAAGTGTGGGACTTCGTGCGCGACGCCGATTTTGAAGCCACCGAGCACGCTGAAGCAGTCAACGAACACTTGTCATGGCTCAATCGCGTGGATTTCAAGGACTGGGTGCCTCCTGCACTGGTCTATTTCAAGCGATTCCGGCAGAAGCCCAAACGGCTTGCCGAGTATTTTCAGTCTCTGGAACGATTGACCTATTTTCTGCTGGTCACCAAAGTGGGTATTAACGAGCGAATCGAAACTTATGCTGCGCTCACCAAGGAAATCGAACGCGCAGCATTCGGCGGTGATCCGACCAGCTTGAGCACGCTGACACTGACTGACAAACAGAAGCTTGAATTTGTGGCGGCACTCGACGGCGATATCTACCGTAGTCTGCCTAAAGCAAGGATGGCATTGGTCCTTCGTCTTGAATCTCTGGTTCGCGCGCCCGGTGTGCAGCTTAAGGATGCCGTGTCGCTTGAGCATGTTTTACCTCAAACACCGCCAGAAAGTTCAGATTGGATCAATTGGTTTCCAGACGAAGAAGAGCGCGATGGCTGGACGCACCGCTTGGCTAACCTGGTTCCATTGGATCGAAACAAGAACTCGTCTGCCAGTAACTATGACTTTGCCAAGAAAAAGGACGCCTATTTCAAAGGGAAAGGCAAGGCATCCCCCTTCGTGTTGACACAGGAAGTTAGATCAGAGAGCAAGTGGACGCCTAAGCTTTTGGCAAAGCGTCAACAACGCCTTGTTAGCGTGCTTAAAGATCATTGGGATCTGGCCGTCGCCACAGGTAAAGCTAGCGGATCGGCAAAGAGCTGA
- a CDS encoding WYL domain-containing protein produces the protein MTDAIRGIGQRVESLSHGQRERLAYIDFRLYFFGELGRPDLIERFGVAPAGATRDLALYREVAQQNITFDGSNKVYRIGQAFSPLFDHASTRVLSALALGFGDGVDGAKQPLLPCESPTTLCNPRMDVLAPICRAIHAKQPVSIRYHSMSSGESERVIVPFALVDTGLRWHVRAFDRKSGEFRDFVLTRIETPALLDEEPPFNERPESDIQWTRIVELDFVPHPRLQRPEIIRMDYGMSDGSIRMRVRAAVAGYMLMRWSVDCSPDHRLKEEQYRLWLSDPLALYGVENANLAPGYQAPSSFKKR, from the coding sequence ATGACTGATGCTATCCGCGGCATAGGCCAGCGCGTCGAGAGCTTGAGCCACGGGCAACGCGAGCGGCTGGCTTACATCGACTTCCGGCTCTACTTCTTCGGCGAGCTTGGCCGTCCTGACCTAATTGAACGCTTCGGCGTCGCTCCTGCCGGTGCGACCCGCGACTTGGCTCTGTACCGTGAGGTCGCGCAGCAGAACATCACTTTTGACGGCAGTAACAAGGTCTACCGCATTGGGCAGGCATTCTCCCCACTGTTCGACCACGCATCTACGCGCGTACTGTCGGCGCTGGCTCTGGGCTTCGGCGATGGGGTGGACGGTGCAAAGCAGCCGCTGTTGCCCTGCGAGTCGCCCACCACCTTGTGCAATCCGCGTATGGACGTGCTGGCCCCGATCTGTAGAGCGATCCACGCCAAGCAGCCCGTTTCCATCCGCTACCACTCGATGAGCAGCGGCGAGTCCGAACGGGTCATCGTGCCGTTTGCGCTTGTTGATACCGGCCTGCGTTGGCACGTCCGGGCGTTTGATCGCAAGAGCGGCGAGTTCCGCGACTTCGTTCTTACACGCATAGAAACCCCCGCCTTGCTTGATGAGGAGCCGCCATTCAACGAGCGGCCTGAGAGCGACATCCAGTGGACACGCATCGTGGAGCTGGACTTCGTGCCGCACCCGCGACTTCAGCGTCCCGAGATCATCAGGATGGACTACGGGATGAGCGACGGCTCTATCCGGATGCGCGTTCGCGCCGCCGTCGCGGGCTACATGTTGATGCGCTGGAGTGTGGACTGTTCGCCAGACCACCGACTCAAGGAAGAGCAGTACCGCTTATGGCTCAGCGATCCGCTGGCGCTGTACGGCGTTGAGAACGCCAATCTGGCCCCGGGCTATCAAGCCCCGAGCAGTTTTAAGAAACGATAG
- a CDS encoding helix-turn-helix domain-containing protein, with product MKQIEINNELLTEAQAAAYLGLKNPKTLAVWRCTKRYPLTFVKYGRTVRYRRKDLDAFIESGVTRIQAPEVRK from the coding sequence ATGAAGCAGATTGAGATCAACAACGAGTTGCTGACCGAGGCCCAGGCCGCAGCCTACTTGGGGCTGAAGAACCCCAAAACGCTGGCGGTTTGGCGCTGTACCAAGCGATACCCGCTGACATTCGTGAAATACGGGCGCACGGTGCGCTACCGCCGCAAGGACCTGGACGCGTTCATCGAGTCGGGCGTCACGCGCATTCAAGCGCCGGAGGTCCGCAAATGA
- a CDS encoding phage/plasmid replication protein, II/X family, giving the protein MLTPKKVFVDTIVTQLSLLSSGALTEAKESQVGPPRAKRIVVPGDHHEKNLHALHFPSKDILVLEGSVIGYCQGHNVFGSCDVPSLVLNAHKAMHKRGAFELSREDQRRVERGENVQMNRLDGGVNFALPDGVSPTRALIGLAHEMVDKGMNTATYGYGETVYRNQHSQSSALKFYDKAKELTDNKGLPKNLPNREAIMDFAKSVIRCEVVLRHPKLKAAEMTTPKDCTFALLKSELENAIGRMNLKRSVRAGLTALDLRDVKQMYHTTYRCWEHGDDLETLLEPKAFKRQEAYFAEHGINLREKPSIDGKEYLLGDIFTLANAVEPPPELWGDDDDAEAVEC; this is encoded by the coding sequence ATGTTGACCCCAAAGAAAGTATTTGTAGACACCATCGTGACTCAGCTCTCGCTGCTGAGTTCAGGCGCTCTGACCGAAGCTAAGGAATCTCAAGTTGGCCCGCCCCGGGCCAAGCGTATCGTGGTTCCTGGCGATCACCATGAAAAGAACTTGCATGCCCTGCACTTTCCGAGCAAGGACATCTTGGTGCTGGAAGGCAGCGTCATTGGCTACTGCCAAGGCCACAACGTATTTGGATCTTGCGATGTACCAAGCCTGGTGCTGAATGCACATAAGGCGATGCATAAGCGCGGGGCCTTCGAGCTGTCCAGGGAGGACCAGCGACGAGTTGAGCGCGGCGAAAATGTGCAAATGAATCGCCTCGATGGCGGCGTAAATTTCGCTCTGCCGGATGGCGTTTCGCCGACTCGTGCGCTCATCGGATTGGCGCACGAGATGGTGGATAAAGGCATGAACACTGCGACCTATGGATACGGCGAAACGGTTTACCGCAACCAACACTCGCAAAGCTCCGCACTGAAGTTCTACGACAAGGCCAAGGAACTGACTGACAACAAAGGTCTTCCAAAGAATCTGCCGAACCGAGAGGCCATCATGGACTTCGCCAAGTCAGTCATCCGCTGCGAGGTTGTGCTGCGTCATCCCAAACTGAAAGCGGCGGAAATGACGACGCCGAAAGACTGTACGTTCGCGCTGCTGAAGTCTGAGTTGGAAAACGCAATCGGGCGCATGAATCTCAAACGGAGCGTTCGAGCAGGACTCACGGCACTCGACCTCCGCGACGTGAAGCAGATGTACCACACCACCTACCGCTGCTGGGAACATGGTGACGATTTGGAAACTTTACTGGAACCCAAGGCCTTCAAGCGTCAGGAAGCCTACTTCGCCGAGCATGGAATCAACCTCAGAGAGAAGCCCTCGATTGACGGCAAGGAGTATCTGTTGGGCGACATCTTCACGCTGGCCAATGCGGTGGAGCCGCCTCCCGAACTGTGGGGCGACGATGACGACGCGGAAGCCGTCGAATGCTGA
- the hrcA gene encoding heat-inducible transcriptional repressor HrcA translates to MLDDRAKLLLKALVERYIADGQPVGSRTLSRASGLELSPATIRNVMADLEELGLIVSPHTSAGRIPTARGYRLFVDTMLTVQRDELPTVQLMPEQPQKVIANAANLLSNLSQFVGVVMSPRRPSVFRHLEFLRLSEKRLLVIIVSPDGDVQNRVIFTQADYSQSQLIEAANFLNANYSGLAMEQVRERLQSEVEALQSEIGALMQAAVNVGTEAMSDSADSVVISGERNLLSVSDFSSDMGNLRRAFDLFEQKTQILRLLENSSKAEGVRIFIGGESQVVPFEELSVVSAPYEVDGQIVGTLGVIGPTRMPYDKMIQIVDITSKLVSNALSHRN, encoded by the coding sequence ATGCTTGATGATCGTGCGAAGTTACTGTTGAAAGCGCTTGTCGAGCGCTATATCGCCGACGGGCAGCCCGTGGGCTCCCGAACGCTTTCGCGCGCCTCGGGGCTTGAGCTCTCGCCTGCCACCATCCGCAATGTCATGGCGGACCTGGAAGAGTTGGGCCTGATCGTGAGCCCGCACACATCTGCCGGGCGCATTCCCACGGCACGTGGCTACCGCCTGTTCGTGGACACCATGCTCACCGTCCAGCGCGATGAGTTGCCAACGGTCCAGCTGATGCCCGAGCAGCCCCAGAAGGTCATCGCCAACGCGGCCAACCTGCTCTCGAATCTCTCGCAGTTCGTCGGCGTCGTCATGTCGCCGCGCAGGCCGTCCGTCTTCCGGCACCTCGAATTCCTGCGTCTGTCGGAAAAGCGTCTGCTGGTGATCATCGTCTCGCCCGACGGCGACGTGCAGAACCGCGTGATCTTCACCCAGGCTGACTACTCCCAGTCCCAGCTCATCGAGGCCGCGAATTTCCTCAACGCCAACTACTCCGGCCTCGCGATGGAGCAGGTCCGCGAGCGCCTGCAGTCCGAGGTCGAGGCGCTGCAAAGCGAGATCGGCGCGCTGATGCAGGCCGCAGTGAACGTCGGCACCGAGGCCATGTCCGACTCTGCAGACAGCGTCGTCATCTCGGGCGAACGCAACCTGCTGTCGGTCAGCGACTTCTCAAGCGACATGGGCAATCTGCGCCGCGCCTTCGACCTGTTCGAGCAGAAGACCCAGATCCTGCGCCTGCTCGAAAACTCCAGCAAGGCCGAAGGCGTGCGCATCTTCATCGGAGGCGAAAGCCAGGTAGTGCCGTTCGAGGAACTCTCGGTCGTGAGTGCTCCATATGAGGTTGACGGCCAGATCGTCGGTACCCTCGGCGTGATCGGTCCCACGCGCATGCCCTATGACAAGATGATCCAGATTGTGGATATCACGTCGAAATTGGTGAGCAACGCGCTGAGCCATCGGAACTAA
- a CDS encoding NAD kinase, which yields MNLTFRKVALIGKYQRLASDAAALEKSRLALEDIGRFLVEQGCEVLLEDESFANTGLTGYEVATTEEIGMHAELALVVGGDGTMLGVGRELARYQTPLVGINGGRLGFVTDIALEDYRSALAPILHGDYEEDERPMMRARHFRGTECLFEALALNDVVVNRGSTSGMVELRVEVGGVFVSNQRADGLIVASPTGSTAYALSAGGPMLHPSLRGWVMVPIAPHTLSNRPIVLSDSEEIAIEVVGGRDISANFDMQSIATLLHGDRILVTRAEHSVRFLHPRGWSYFATLRKKLRWNEGGS from the coding sequence ATGAATCTCACCTTTCGCAAAGTAGCCCTCATTGGTAAATACCAGCGTCTGGCATCCGATGCAGCCGCGCTGGAGAAGTCGCGGCTGGCGCTGGAGGACATTGGTCGCTTCCTGGTCGAACAAGGCTGCGAAGTGCTGTTGGAGGACGAGAGCTTTGCCAACACGGGCCTCACCGGCTACGAGGTGGCGACCACCGAGGAAATCGGTATGCACGCCGAACTCGCGCTGGTCGTGGGCGGCGATGGCACGATGCTGGGCGTGGGCCGCGAGCTGGCGCGCTACCAGACGCCTCTGGTCGGCATCAACGGGGGGCGTCTCGGCTTCGTGACCGACATTGCGCTGGAGGATTACCGCAGCGCGCTCGCACCGATTTTGCATGGCGACTACGAGGAAGACGAACGCCCGATGATGCGTGCGCGCCATTTCCGAGGTACCGAATGCCTGTTCGAGGCGCTTGCGCTCAACGATGTGGTTGTCAATCGCGGCTCGACCTCGGGCATGGTGGAGCTGCGCGTGGAGGTGGGCGGAGTGTTCGTGTCCAACCAGCGCGCCGATGGCCTGATCGTGGCCTCGCCTACGGGCTCGACGGCCTATGCACTGTCGGCTGGCGGGCCGATGCTGCACCCGTCTCTGCGTGGCTGGGTGATGGTGCCTATTGCGCCGCACACGTTATCCAACCGCCCCATCGTGCTGTCGGACTCCGAGGAGATTGCCATCGAAGTAGTGGGCGGGCGCGACATCTCGGCGAATTTCGACATGCAGTCCATCGCCACGCTGCTGCACGGCGATCGCATTCTCGTCACCCGCGCCGAGCATTCCGTGCGCTTTCTGCATCCGCGCGGCTGGAGCTATTTCGCGACGCTGCGCAAGAAACTGCGCTGGAACGAGGGAGGCTCCTGA